The Peribacillus sp. FSL P2-0133 genome has a segment encoding these proteins:
- a CDS encoding M42 family metallopeptidase, with the protein MAQLDETLRMLADLTDAKGIAGNESEVRKVMTEYITPFADEISTDGLGSLIAKKTGDENGPKIIVTGHMDEVGFMITQIDDKGFLRFQPVGGWWSQVMLAQRVTIVTSKGDLTGIIGSKPPHILSAEARKKPVDIKDMFIDIGASSKEEVKEWGVKPGDMVVPYFEFTVMNNEKMLLAKAWDNRIGCAIAIDVLKQLKDSDHPNVVYGIGAVQEEVGLRGSKTSTFKIQPDIGFAVDVGIAGDTPGVSEKEAMSKMGEGPQIVIYDSSMVAHKGLRDFVTDTADEMNIPYQYESIPGGGTDAGSIHLTANGVPALAITIATRYIHSHAAMLHRDDYENAVKLIVEVIKRLDREAVDRIIYE; encoded by the coding sequence ATGGCTCAATTGGATGAAACGTTAAGGATGCTTGCTGACTTAACGGATGCTAAAGGCATCGCAGGAAATGAAAGTGAAGTAAGAAAAGTGATGACCGAATACATAACACCATTTGCGGATGAAATATCGACAGATGGCCTGGGAAGTTTGATTGCCAAGAAAACGGGTGATGAAAACGGACCGAAAATCATCGTTACCGGGCATATGGACGAGGTCGGTTTCATGATCACCCAAATTGATGATAAAGGATTTTTGCGTTTCCAGCCGGTAGGGGGTTGGTGGTCACAAGTAATGCTGGCCCAGCGCGTGACGATCGTTACAAGTAAAGGTGATCTAACTGGCATTATCGGTTCCAAGCCGCCGCACATCCTGTCAGCGGAGGCGCGGAAGAAGCCGGTTGATATTAAGGATATGTTTATTGATATCGGTGCATCCAGCAAAGAAGAGGTTAAGGAATGGGGCGTCAAGCCAGGGGATATGGTTGTGCCATATTTTGAATTCACGGTCATGAATAATGAAAAGATGCTGCTTGCCAAAGCCTGGGACAATCGAATTGGCTGTGCAATCGCCATTGATGTGCTTAAACAGCTGAAAGACAGCGACCATCCTAATGTAGTTTATGGAATTGGCGCTGTGCAAGAAGAGGTCGGCCTGCGTGGCTCCAAAACATCCACATTCAAAATTCAGCCGGATATCGGTTTTGCCGTCGATGTTGGCATTGCTGGTGATACACCGGGGGTTTCCGAAAAAGAAGCGATGAGTAAGATGGGTGAAGGCCCGCAAATCGTCATCTATGATTCATCGATGGTGGCACATAAGGGATTACGCGATTTCGTCACCGACACGGCTGATGAAATGAATATTCCTTATCAATATGAATCGATTCCAGGCGGCGGGACGGATGCCGGCTCCATCCATTTAACTGCAAATGGTGTTCCCGCACTGGCAATCACGATTGCCACACGCTACATTCATTCACACGCAGCAATGCTCCACCGGGATGATTATGAGAATGCAGTTAAGCTCATTGTCGAAGTGATCAAACGTCTCGATCGTGAAGCGGTTGATCGGATCATTTATGAGTAA